A section of the Lineus longissimus chromosome 1, tnLinLong1.2, whole genome shotgun sequence genome encodes:
- the LOC135485280 gene encoding programmed cell death protein 6-like isoform X2 has translation MQGGYGQPTGAGYGQPARAQFGQPAGAGYGQPAGTGYGQPAGAGYGQPAGAGYGQPAGGGYGQPAGYGGHGAPPPAQYRPPGQGGQGFAPASRPPPPGVDPTLWGWFQAVDQDNSGKITSNELQQALLNNNWSHFNGETCRLLIGMFDRDRSGTIDVHEFQSLWQYIQQWKSCFDGFDRDRSGTIDVGELSQALTSFGYRLSMQFCQMVIMTFDRHSQGTIKFDSFIQCCTMIKSLTDKFRHFDTSQNGVIQIQYEQFLEMVLDNTLAGL, from the exons ATGCAAGGTGGTTATGGACAGCCCACAGGTGCAGGCTATGGACAGCCAGCCAGAGCACAGTTTGGGCAGCCAGCTGGTGCAGGCTATGGGCAACCAGCAGGAACAGGGTATGGGCAACCAGCCGGAGCGGGGTATGGACAACCAGCCGGAGCGGGGTACGGACAACCAGCTGGAGGAGGGTACGGGCAACCAGCCGGCTATGGAGGACATGGCGCCCCTCCACCAGCTCAATACCGACCCCCAGGTCAAGGAGGGCAGGGTTTTGCCCCAGCTTCTCGGCCGCCACCACCTGGAGTGGATCCAACTCTCTGGGGTTGGTTTCAG GCGGTTGACCAAGACAATAGTGGTAAAATAACATCAAATGAACTCCAACAGGCATTGCTCAATAACAACTGGAGTCATTTCAATGGGGAGACGTGTCGATTATTGATAGGAATGTTCGACAGGGATAG GTCTGGGACCATTGATGTGCATGAATTCCAGTCTTTATGGCAGTACATCCAACAATggaaaagttgttttgatgg GTTTGATCGTGATCGTTCAGGAACAATTGATGTCGGAGAACTCTCTCAAGCCTTAACAAGTTTTGGATATCgttt ATCGATGCAATTTTGCCAAATGGTGATCATGACGTTTGACCGACACAGCCaagggactatcaaatttgattCCTTCATCCAGTGTTGTACAATGATCAAATCTTTGACGGATAAATTTCGACATTTTGATACGAGCCAAAATGGTGTCATTCAGATTCAATATGAACAG TTTCTTGAGATGGTACTAGACAACACACTTGCCGGCCTTTGA
- the LOC135485280 gene encoding programmed cell death protein 6-like isoform X1, with product MAWNQGGNPGYNPSAPMQGGYGQPTGAGYGQPARAQFGQPAGAGYGQPAGTGYGQPAGAGYGQPAGAGYGQPAGGGYGQPAGYGGHGAPPPAQYRPPGQGGQGFAPASRPPPPGVDPTLWGWFQAVDQDNSGKITSNELQQALLNNNWSHFNGETCRLLIGMFDRDRSGTIDVHEFQSLWQYIQQWKSCFDGFDRDRSGTIDVGELSQALTSFGYRLSMQFCQMVIMTFDRHSQGTIKFDSFIQCCTMIKSLTDKFRHFDTSQNGVIQIQYEQFLEMVLDNTLAGL from the exons ATGGCATGGAACCAAGGCGGAAACCCAGGCTAT AATCCAAGTGCGCCGATGCAAGGTGGTTATGGACAGCCCACAGGTGCAGGCTATGGACAGCCAGCCAGAGCACAGTTTGGGCAGCCAGCTGGTGCAGGCTATGGGCAACCAGCAGGAACAGGGTATGGGCAACCAGCCGGAGCGGGGTATGGACAACCAGCCGGAGCGGGGTACGGACAACCAGCTGGAGGAGGGTACGGGCAACCAGCCGGCTATGGAGGACATGGCGCCCCTCCACCAGCTCAATACCGACCCCCAGGTCAAGGAGGGCAGGGTTTTGCCCCAGCTTCTCGGCCGCCACCACCTGGAGTGGATCCAACTCTCTGGGGTTGGTTTCAG GCGGTTGACCAAGACAATAGTGGTAAAATAACATCAAATGAACTCCAACAGGCATTGCTCAATAACAACTGGAGTCATTTCAATGGGGAGACGTGTCGATTATTGATAGGAATGTTCGACAGGGATAG GTCTGGGACCATTGATGTGCATGAATTCCAGTCTTTATGGCAGTACATCCAACAATggaaaagttgttttgatgg GTTTGATCGTGATCGTTCAGGAACAATTGATGTCGGAGAACTCTCTCAAGCCTTAACAAGTTTTGGATATCgttt ATCGATGCAATTTTGCCAAATGGTGATCATGACGTTTGACCGACACAGCCaagggactatcaaatttgattCCTTCATCCAGTGTTGTACAATGATCAAATCTTTGACGGATAAATTTCGACATTTTGATACGAGCCAAAATGGTGTCATTCAGATTCAATATGAACAG TTTCTTGAGATGGTACTAGACAACACACTTGCCGGCCTTTGA